The nucleotide sequence ATTTCCCTATGGAAATTACCCCAGAACAGTTTGCCATAATAGAAGACTTATTACCGGTTCAACGAGGAAACGTGAAACTTTTAAATCTTGATGTCCTTAATGCGGTCCTGCATATTGCTGAACATGGTTGTAAGTGGCGAGGACTCCCTGAGAGATTCGGGAATTGGCATAGTGTCTATATGAGAGCCAATCGCTGGGCTAAGCAAGGTGTACTCGAGAAGGTTTTTCTCGCCCTTCAAGAGGCAGAAATTATCAATATTCGGGTTGATCATGTCTCTTTGGATAGTACGGCTGTCAAGGTCCATCCCGATGGAACGGGCGCTTTAAAAAAAACGGTCCTCAATCTATCGGAAAGTCGAGGGCCGGATGGACAACCAAGATTCACATGGTGGCGGCCGGGGCTCAAACAGCCGTAACTTTCTCGTTATCTCCCGGTCAGGCCGGAGATGCCCCCGAAGGCCGAAAGCTCTTAAACACCTTGAAAGATAAGAGATGGAAAGGCACCAAGGTTCTCATGGACAGGGCCTATGAAGGCGATGAGACCAGGCAACTGGTTCTTGACCTTGAGATGGCACCAGTGGTGCCTCCCAAACGAAATAGGCGTAATCCCTGGGAATATGACAAGGAACTGTATAAAAAACGTAATGAAGTAGAGCGACTATTCCGTCGTCTTAAGGGCTTTCGGCGCATTTTTTCCCGATTTGAGAAATTAGATGTGATGTTTGTGTTTTTTATCCACTTCGCTTTAATTGTTGATACCCTTTTTAGTGTGAACAGGCCATAGTTGAAGCTGCTGCTTATCTTCATATAGGAAGTAAATCTTTTTTTGATCTTTGTCGAGCCATGGATGGCGAGACAGTATAAATCATAAATCGGGCAGTCGGGTAAGAAGAAGCCCTCACGAGCTCCCTCTCCCCTAAGAACCGTACGTGATAGTTTCCCATCATACGGCTCAAGCAATCTTAACCCTTTTATCAGGGCAGCTGCAGAGAACCCCTTCCCCGATTGATAAAGTATTTCATGTCTTCGGGGAGAAAGCAATTCTTTACAGCTTTTGCTATCCGGGATTGGAGTTTATTGACCTGCTTCATAATTTCTTGTCCAGTTGAGATAATCCCAAAGAGTAAAATCATGTTTGTGGTTTACGGTGGCCTCCTCTCGGTGAAGAGAAGCCTTTGACCCTGCCGTATTCATAAAGTACCTGTCCCTTCAAGCAATAGATCACCTATCGGAAGTCTGCATCCTTTCGGATCAGGATAAAATCCCTATCCTCTGCATTACACAAAGGCATTCGCTTTTTCCGATTTCCTTTACCTGCCGGTGCATAGACCTTTCTTACGAAAATCATGCTCTTAAAAGAGAACCTGACAGGCTTACCTGGTTCTGTTAAACAACCAATTCGTACTGGGTTAGGGCCGATCTTTACTCCGGAAATCACTCTGTTCATCTGTGGAACTGCATGCAAAGACATTTCCACCCGATTTCTTTGCCGTTTTGGCTGAAGCGTATTAGCCTGTTTCGCTCCTCACGTTTTACGAAGCTTACAATCATTCACATATGTTACCCATACCAATACATTTACCCTGGCAATCATCCGATTTTAGGCTATCAGAATATTTGCTTTTGTCCTTTCAGCTTAATACCCCACCGTTGCCAGTGACGCATTTGAAAGTAGGGTTACTCCAGATGAATGGAGTAGTCCAAAAGTCGATATATAATAATATGCCGACTTAGACAGCTTGCTTAACAGCTTCTTGTGACCTGAGTGGTTTATCAGGACACGTCCAGTCGCACTTGGACATAACGTTCCGAGTTTACAAGAAGTTGACTTGCGCAGCAAGTCAATTTGGGAGAGGCCGTAGGCCGAACCTTGTAAACTCTGTTAGCTGTCGTTTTCTTTTCATTCGCTGTGATTATGAATATACTCCCGTAAAGCAGAATTCATTAAGGTCTGATAGCCGATTTTTTGTTCACCCGACAATTTCTTAAAATACAAGATAATATCATCATCCAAACGTATAGTGGTTGATTTCTTATGCGGTGAATAAAATCGACCTCTTATTCCCTTTGAGAAATCATATTCAGGTTTCATTTCAAAATTATCTTCCAATTGTTTCATATTGTCTTTGCTCATATTTCGTTGCCTCCCTGGCACTAATTATGCGAATAACTTCTTCTCCATTATCATCAAAATACAAATTCGCAACTACCAGAAGCTTATGCTTTATTGTTTTGCCTAATGTTATCCATCTCTCTTCAAAGTAACTAAATCTCTCATCAAGAATAGCTATATGCAATGGATCATCAAAAACTTCTTTAGCTTTATCAAATGAGACATCATGCTTTTTAATGTTTTCCTGATTTTTTTTATTGTCCCATTCAAATCGCATAACTAAATATACAACCGCGTATGTACAGAGTCAATACAATTTTTATAGAAATAAAGTTGAAAAGAAAATGACAGCTAGACGTTCCGCGAATATGAGAAGTTGGCCAACGGCCAATTTGGGTGAAGCGAAGCGGAACCGCCTATTCGCCTGTTAGGCGCTGTGTCATTTCCATCAATGGAATCTAACAACATCCGCCCAAATGCAGTACTTAATTATACACCTTAGAAGATACCTGGAATCAACCGGTAACGCACACGCTGCGCATAATCCTTATACCCCGGCAATTCCTTCTGTAATGTTTTATCTTCCAGCGCAGTCCTTATCACCATAATGATCAGCGCAGCTATTACCGGAATAATAATCCAGAAAGAACTGAATGCCAGCATCATGCCAAACAGTGGTAGAATATTTCCGGCATAGCCAGGATGTCTTACAAACCGGTACGGCCCGCTATCACATACTATATGCCCCCGATCAGATTGAATACGAACCACGCTTGAGAAAAAGCGGTTCTCTGCAAAAGCCCATCCACCGATGGTATATCCAAGCCCAATCAGGATGAGGCCCAGGATGTTGAACCATATAGGAAATGGAGGCGACCATCCAAAGCGGTGATCCAGTCCCGCCACAATATATAGAGGGAAAGATACACTGATTGCCATTAATACAGAAAGTACCTTATCCCACGGTTTCACATTCTGGACTTTTCCCAATTTACCCCTTTCCTCCATTAATCCTGGATGCCTTTTTTCTGCCCACAAACGCGGAATGATACCCGCTGCAACTATCAGCGCTGAATAAATCCACCCCTGCCACCAACCGGGGTCCCAGCCGATAATCAGTAGGATCAGCGGCATTAGGAGATACGTTATTATTGCTCTAACAAAATATTTGCGGCTTGCTGTACTAAACGAATTTTGACCAAATGTCTTCGATACCATAGCTCTTTCTCCTTATTAAAATATATGTCTTCTTCCTAAGAAATTTTGGAAATGACAGTCGGGTAAGAAGAAGCCCTCACGAGCTCCCTCTCCCCTAAGAACCGTACGTGATAGTTTCCCATCATACGGCTGGGGCAATCTTAACCCTTTTAGCAGGGCAGCTGCAGAGAACCCCTTCCCCGATTGGTAAAGTATTTCATGTCTTCGGGGAGAAAGCAATTCTTTACAGCTTTTGCTATCCGGGATTGGAGTTTATTGACCTGCTTCATAATTCTTGTCCAGTTGAGATAATCCCAAAGAGTAAAATCATGTGTGTGGTTTACGGTGGCCTCCTCTCGGTGAAGAGAAGCCTTTGACCCTGCCGTATTCATAAAGTACCTGTCCCTTCAAGCAATAGATCACCTATCGGAAGTCTGCATCCTTTCGGATCAGGATAAAATCCCTATCCTCTGCATTACACAAAGGCATTCGCTTTTTCCGATTTCCTTTACCTGCCGGTGCATAGACCTTTCTTACGAAAATCATGCTCTTAAAAGAGAACCTGACAGGCTTACCTGGTTCTGTTAAACAACCAATTCGTACTGGGTTAGGGCCGATCTTTACTCCGGAAATCACTCTGTTCATCTGTGGAACTGCATGCAAAGACATTTCCACCCGATTTCTTTGCCGTTTTGGCTGAAGCGTATTAGCCTGTTTCGCTCCTCACGTTTTACGAAGCTTACAATCATTCACATATGTTACCCATACCAATACATTTACCCTGGCAATCATCCGATTTTAGGCTATCAGAATATTTGCTTTTGTCCTTTCAGCTTAATACCCCACCGTTGCCAGTGACGCATTTGAAAGTAGGGTTACTCCAGATGAATGGAGTAGTCCAAAAGTCGATATATAATAATATGCCGACTTAGACAGCTTGCTTACCAGCTTCTTGTGACCTGAGTGGTTTATCAGGACACGTCCAGTCGCACTTGCGACTAACGTTCCGGGCGTATATGACGTTCGGCGAACGCCGAATGTGCCGCAGGCCAAGGGCGAAGCCCGCCGCATATACGCCCTGTTATATGTCGTTCTGGGTTGATCCGAAGCATCTATTCCTCAATAAAATAATCTGTATCAACATTGTATATTTTATAGTTTTGCTTTAAGGATACACCTAGTTCATTTTCTATCATATAGTTTGCCAATTTTTTTCCATCTATAAGAATAACTGCTACATCAAGATTTTCTGCATATTCTAGAGCTTCTTTAGAGAATGTTGACATTGTAATAAAAATACCTTTTTTGGCACGTTTCCCCTGTAAAGCTCCTACAAATTTTTGTATTTCTGGTCTACCGACACAGTTTTCCCATTTTTTTGCCTGAATATATATCTTATCTAACCCGAGTTTATCTTCCTTGATTATTCCATCTATACCTTCGTCAGATCCTTTTGGTGTAACTTCACCATTTGCCATTTCAGATCCACCGTATCCCATTTTTATTAGCAGATCGAGGACAAGTTTTTCAAAGAAATATGGAGAGCAATCTTTAATCTGATTCAATATTTGCAATGACAATTCATTTTTTACTTGCTTGTATCCAATTTCAATTAATTCATCAGGAGTTTTCTCAACAATTTGATTGTTATCATCTAATTCTGTATCTTTTTCCGGATTACGATTCTTTGAAAAACTATCAAACTGCTTGAGAAAATTGATGGTTATCTTTTCTGGTGGATTTTCTAATACTTTTTTCCCTTCTTCTGTTATTTTATATACTGCGCGTAATGGGGATGAAATCAAATCTGCCATTTTAAGATATGCAATTGCCCAGGCCACTCGATTATAATATAGCGGCTGTTTACCAGATGGGATTTTTTCCTTTTGTTCATCTATTGATATGTTGAAATAAGAAACCATCTTCTCGCGCAATTCTTTTGATGTTTTCTCTTCTCCATCTTGAAATGTTTTCAAGAGAGGAAGCATTATTGTTTGAAAATCTGGTATCATTTTTTCTCCTATCTCTCAACCCAGAAGTCGGGTAAGAAGAAGCCCTCACAAGCTCCCTCTCCCCTAAGAACCGTACGTGATAGTTTCCCATCATACGGCTCAAGCAATCTTAACCCTTTTATCAGGGCAGCTGCAGAGAACCCCTTCCCCGATTGATAAAGTATTTCATGTCTTCGGGGAGAAAGCAATTCTTTACAGCTTTTGCTATCCGGGATTGGAGTTTATTGACCTGCTTCATAATTTCTTGTCCAGTTGAGATAATCCCAAAGAGTAAAATCATGTTTGTGGTTTACGGTGGCCTCCTCTC is from Marispirochaeta sp. and encodes:
- a CDS encoding IS5 family transposase (programmed frameshift), which encodes MEITPEQFAIIEDLLPVQRGNVKLLNLDVLNAVLHIAEHGCKWRGLPERFGNWHSVYMRANRWAKQGVLEKVFLALQEAEIINIRVDHVSLDSTAVKVHPDGTGAFKKNGPQSIGKSRAGWTTKIHMVAAGAQTAVTFSLSPGQAGDAPEGRKLLNTLKDKRWKGTKVLMDRAYEGDETRQLVLDLEMAPVVPPKRNRRNPWEYDKELYKKRNEVERLFRRLKGFRRIFSRFEKLDVMFVFFIHFALIVDTLFSVNRP
- a CDS encoding BrnA antitoxin family protein; this translates as MKQLEDNFEMKPEYDFSKGIRGRFYSPHKKSTTIRLDDDIILYFKKLSGEQKIGYQTLMNSALREYIHNHSE
- a CDS encoding BrnT family toxin — encoded protein: MRFEWDNKKNQENIKKHDVSFDKAKEVFDDPLHIAILDERFSYFEERWITLGKTIKHKLLVVANLYFDDNGEEVIRIISAREATKYEQRQYETIGR
- a CDS encoding isoprenylcysteine carboxylmethyltransferase family protein → MVSKTFGQNSFSTASRKYFVRAIITYLLMPLILLIIGWDPGWWQGWIYSALIVAAGIIPRLWAEKRHPGLMEERGKLGKVQNVKPWDKVLSVLMAISVSFPLYIVAGLDHRFGWSPPFPIWFNILGLILIGLGYTIGGWAFAENRFFSSVVRIQSDRGHIVCDSGPYRFVRHPGYAGNILPLFGMMLAFSSFWIIIPVIAALIIMVIRTALEDKTLQKELPGYKDYAQRVRYRLIPGIF
- a CDS encoding restriction endonuclease, with protein sequence MIPDFQTIMLPLLKTFQDGEEKTSKELREKMVSYFNISIDEQKEKIPSGKQPLYYNRVAWAIAYLKMADLISSPLRAVYKITEEGKKVLENPPEKITINFLKQFDSFSKNRNPEKDTELDDNNQIVEKTPDELIEIGYKQVKNELSLQILNQIKDCSPYFFEKLVLDLLIKMGYGGSEMANGEVTPKGSDEGIDGIIKEDKLGLDKIYIQAKKWENCVGRPEIQKFVGALQGKRAKKGIFITMSTFSKEALEYAENLDVAVILIDGKKLANYMIENELGVSLKQNYKIYNVDTDYFIEE